Proteins encoded within one genomic window of Mycolicibacterium monacense:
- a CDS encoding ATP-grasp fold amidoligase family protein — MELEERARDLARAWFPSFRSARAEPFPVFTFFRDYNRYLSRGASSWGLRVTEHKYLFSGMLSGIGVRTPAIRWIVVKDAAISPVGERISSEALVNKLLSGRSFVKPNENEGGHGAFLLHDGLTTDAKGDSCPTDASQLLELLRRGGFLIQDVIEQSEDYAAFAPSSLNTIRCLTYRSRGGSAQIAAATLRMGSGRSVVDNASSGGIFCGIDIDTHRLIGPAADLNGGLFDRHPVSGLTLQAMPLARLDEAFDTCVFAHEALGGMMSTAPATVGWDVGMTDDGPCVVEGNDLWMAALHSRADPRARQRLLTCFVRDFHVAGKGFSNDLPRISKSDSATVVFRAKGKVQRVGFRQWVARLARMKDLAHAITNLPSGDVEITLTGPLRTLEFAIAAAMHGPARADVSEIEVCSLRATPAGDGSVVGLSRHPGGRDRMAKPDSDDLSQPEALMQSRETAASSGGVGVGSCGSGLGRGDIDAGIALGGRYLLAAQRAGGDFLYEVDWVSGAESPDDSAVCQAGATWGMALLYRETGDLAYRAALDRSLARWLAEARVGEGRQWLGQGGARSGRLGSVALVGLALLECLSGPTGSADPTVAREALGALCAFVEDARLPGGGFRGAFDPESGVHSGSADPYSSGEALLLLARTGLELGVPDRVTRVLGWAEEDYDMFVAKPLAAEPDPALTKGYFQWSAMSWFALADAGFAPEVWGRRLVEQALWMVDVHRTLTRTRNTGYAYEGIVPAWEWARRTGDDDTARRLACVIHQGLRKLCSWQLGHPLAPATLRAAPERFHGAVQNHRSEPALRIDVTQHQLHALILARRYGIDTAEHSCTQKPVPVSAQKVTGSAEPTLAEQISEIRSMRTDYDARLKSLLRKSLTPRSIRTGGADRLAELDELVSLADPRHLSHYMMWIIERNSLSSRTGLSFAARMIQQSEARLLGVPQPTWLLDRKDVGYRFIDRLKVRRPLSTEPGPIHRLRPTYPCCVKPVNSTGRRGVFLVFAEDDIYSVREGITLGSWDEMVAHAATLRSTRGAPLTNLPWIAEELVLEDTATRRPARDLKFYAFYGEVLFVLEVRRQPNLEACYWSRDGQPLRVTWDDYRFDGEGVTPDQVALVEQISREIPAPFVRIDMLRGERELFFGEFTPRDGNFETYPPEWDRRMGEAWVRAEGRILTDVMAGKRFEAFQPAWSEQRLGDGRPPGAR; from the coding sequence GTGGAACTAGAAGAGCGGGCACGAGACTTGGCGCGCGCTTGGTTTCCGTCATTCCGCTCAGCCCGCGCCGAGCCGTTTCCGGTGTTCACGTTCTTCCGAGACTACAATCGGTATCTGAGCCGAGGCGCGAGTTCATGGGGTCTTCGCGTCACAGAGCACAAATACTTGTTCTCAGGCATGCTGTCCGGCATAGGCGTTCGTACTCCAGCGATCCGCTGGATCGTCGTCAAAGACGCCGCTATAAGCCCAGTTGGTGAGCGGATCTCGTCGGAGGCTTTGGTCAATAAACTCCTCTCGGGCCGCTCGTTCGTCAAGCCAAATGAGAACGAGGGCGGTCACGGTGCCTTTCTGCTGCATGACGGTTTGACCACGGATGCCAAGGGTGATTCGTGCCCGACGGACGCTTCACAGCTACTTGAGCTTCTTCGGCGAGGCGGGTTCCTCATCCAAGACGTCATCGAGCAATCCGAGGATTACGCCGCGTTCGCTCCCAGTTCGTTGAACACGATTCGTTGTCTGACCTATCGTTCGAGAGGAGGGTCCGCGCAGATCGCTGCTGCAACGCTCCGTATGGGAAGCGGCCGTTCTGTTGTCGATAACGCTTCGAGCGGCGGAATCTTTTGCGGCATCGACATCGATACCCATCGCTTGATAGGGCCTGCCGCCGATCTGAACGGGGGATTATTCGATCGGCATCCCGTCAGCGGCCTGACGCTGCAAGCCATGCCGCTTGCCCGCCTCGATGAGGCTTTTGATACTTGCGTATTCGCTCACGAAGCACTGGGCGGCATGATGAGTACCGCCCCAGCGACCGTCGGTTGGGACGTCGGCATGACCGACGATGGACCCTGCGTCGTCGAAGGTAACGACTTGTGGATGGCCGCGTTGCATTCGCGGGCGGATCCACGAGCACGTCAACGTCTTCTCACCTGCTTTGTGCGAGACTTCCACGTCGCAGGGAAGGGGTTCTCGAACGATCTACCGCGCATCAGCAAGAGCGACTCGGCCACCGTCGTCTTCCGGGCCAAGGGGAAGGTTCAAAGGGTCGGATTCCGGCAATGGGTCGCGCGCCTGGCCAGGATGAAAGACTTGGCGCACGCTATAACGAACCTGCCCAGCGGAGACGTGGAGATCACACTCACCGGTCCGCTTCGCACACTCGAGTTCGCGATTGCGGCGGCTATGCACGGCCCCGCTCGAGCCGACGTGTCAGAGATCGAAGTTTGCAGTCTCCGCGCGACGCCCGCTGGCGACGGGTCTGTGGTCGGACTCAGTCGGCATCCCGGGGGACGAGACCGGATGGCAAAACCCGACTCCGACGACCTCTCGCAGCCCGAAGCGCTCATGCAATCGCGTGAAACCGCGGCTTCTTCTGGTGGCGTTGGTGTTGGGTCGTGTGGTTCGGGTCTTGGTCGGGGTGATATTGATGCCGGTATTGCGTTGGGTGGGCGTTATTTGCTTGCGGCGCAGCGTGCGGGGGGTGATTTTCTCTACGAGGTTGATTGGGTGAGCGGTGCCGAGTCGCCGGATGACAGCGCTGTATGCCAGGCGGGCGCGACGTGGGGTATGGCTTTGTTGTACCGGGAGACTGGTGATCTGGCGTATCGGGCGGCTTTGGACCGGTCGTTGGCTCGGTGGCTTGCAGAGGCGAGGGTCGGTGAGGGTCGGCAGTGGCTAGGCCAGGGGGGAGCTCGGTCGGGGCGACTGGGATCGGTGGCTTTGGTCGGGTTGGCGCTGCTCGAGTGTCTCAGCGGACCGACCGGTAGTGCGGATCCGACGGTGGCCCGTGAGGCGCTCGGTGCGTTGTGTGCGTTTGTGGAGGACGCGCGCTTGCCTGGTGGGGGGTTTCGCGGAGCGTTCGACCCGGAGTCCGGTGTCCACTCGGGTTCGGCGGATCCGTATTCCTCGGGGGAGGCTTTGTTGCTCTTGGCGCGTACAGGTCTTGAGCTCGGGGTTCCCGATCGTGTGACGAGGGTGCTGGGCTGGGCGGAAGAGGATTACGACATGTTCGTCGCGAAGCCGCTGGCCGCGGAGCCTGATCCGGCTCTGACCAAGGGGTACTTCCAGTGGAGTGCGATGAGCTGGTTCGCCTTGGCGGACGCTGGGTTTGCGCCCGAGGTGTGGGGCCGGCGGCTGGTCGAGCAAGCGCTGTGGATGGTCGATGTTCACCGCACGTTGACGCGTACCCGAAATACCGGGTACGCCTACGAGGGCATTGTGCCGGCGTGGGAGTGGGCCCGCCGCACGGGCGACGATGACACTGCGCGGCGACTGGCCTGTGTTATCCATCAGGGCTTGCGCAAGCTGTGCTCATGGCAGCTTGGACACCCGCTGGCTCCAGCAACGCTGCGCGCAGCTCCGGAGCGGTTCCACGGGGCGGTGCAAAACCATAGGAGTGAGCCAGCGCTACGGATCGACGTCACCCAGCACCAGCTTCACGCGCTGATCCTGGCACGCAGATACGGCATCGACACAGCAGAACACTCATGCACCCAAAAGCCCGTGCCCGTGAGTGCCCAGAAAGTGACGGGTTCCGCGGAACCTACTCTTGCAGAGCAAATCTCGGAAATTCGCAGCATGCGCACCGACTATGACGCTCGGCTGAAGAGCCTGCTGCGAAAGTCGCTGACGCCGCGGTCAATCCGCACGGGGGGTGCCGATCGACTCGCCGAGCTTGACGAGCTCGTCAGCCTCGCTGACCCGCGGCATCTGAGCCACTACATGATGTGGATCATCGAGCGTAACAGCCTCTCGTCGCGCACAGGACTCTCATTCGCCGCCAGAATGATCCAGCAATCAGAAGCGCGATTGCTCGGGGTTCCGCAGCCTACCTGGTTGCTCGACCGGAAGGACGTTGGCTACCGATTCATCGACCGCCTGAAAGTCCGCAGACCGCTGTCCACCGAGCCCGGACCTATCCACCGTTTGCGACCCACCTACCCCTGTTGCGTGAAGCCGGTGAACAGCACGGGCCGTCGCGGTGTCTTCCTAGTTTTCGCAGAGGATGACATCTACTCCGTCCGGGAAGGGATCACACTCGGGTCGTGGGACGAAATGGTCGCGCATGCGGCGACGCTTCGCTCCACTCGAGGGGCACCCCTGACGAATCTGCCGTGGATCGCCGAGGAGCTTGTCCTCGAGGACACTGCTACCCGGCGGCCAGCCCGTGACCTGAAGTTCTATGCGTTCTACGGCGAGGTGCTCTTCGTACTAGAGGTTCGTCGTCAGCCCAACCTCGAGGCCTGCTATTGGTCGCGAGACGGACAACCCCTCAGGGTCACGTGGGACGACTACCGGTTCGACGGTGAGGGCGTGACACCGGACCAGGTCGCTCTCGTCGAGCAGATCAGCCGAGAGATCCCAGCGCCGTTCGTCCGCATAGACATGTTGCGCGGTGAGCGCGAACTCTTCTTCGGAGAGTTCACGCCCAGGGACGGCAACTTTGAAACGTACCCGCCGGAGTGGGACCGCCGCATGGGTGAAGCTTGGGTGCGGGCCGAGGGGCGGATTCTCACCGATGTCATGGCCGGGAAACGCTTCGAGGCGTTTCAGCCGGCTTGGAGCGAACAGCGATTGGGCGATGGACGTCCACCCGGTGCTCGTTGA
- a CDS encoding nuclear transport factor 2-like protein has product MTVNRSSEGIRTSWGGLPAVVRTYLVAQQARDVDSAVATFTPEAEVTDEGRTYRGRDEITVWLSEAGSEYTYTTEFDHASTVGTAYADVVQHLEGDFPGGVADLHYRFTLDGELISRLVIEP; this is encoded by the coding sequence ATGACAGTGAACAGAAGCAGTGAGGGCATCCGGACGTCGTGGGGCGGGCTTCCCGCCGTCGTCAGGACTTACCTTGTCGCGCAACAAGCTCGGGACGTGGACTCCGCGGTCGCGACGTTCACCCCCGAGGCCGAGGTGACCGACGAGGGCCGCACCTACCGCGGACGGGACGAGATCACGGTTTGGCTCAGCGAGGCCGGAAGCGAGTACACCTACACCACCGAATTCGACCACGCCTCCACGGTCGGGACGGCCTACGCCGATGTGGTGCAGCACCTGGAGGGCGACTTCCCCGGCGGAGTCGCCGACCTGCACTACCGGTTCACCCTCGACGGTGAACTGATCAGCCGTCTGGTGATCGAGCCCTGA
- a CDS encoding oxidoreductase — protein sequence MTRNWFITGGTPGGFGMAFAEAALEAGDRVVLTARRPAELDTWVRTHGDRVLVVPLDVTDAAQVREAVAAAEDFGGIDVLVNNAGRGWYGSVEGMADRDVRGMFELNFFSVVSVIRAVLPGMRARGDGWIVNVSSVAGLHGVTGFGYYSATKFALEGLTEVLREEVSPFGIRVLAVEPGAFRTRAYAGFADEPVEEAIKDYRPMLEEVRAAMVAQNGSQPGDPHRGARAVISAMAQDPPPHRLVLGGDGFDVAVAALEQTLTDLRRNEALSRGADFSAR from the coding sequence ATGACGAGAAACTGGTTCATCACCGGCGGGACGCCGGGTGGGTTCGGCATGGCTTTCGCCGAGGCCGCGCTCGAGGCCGGCGACCGCGTGGTGCTCACCGCACGGCGGCCCGCCGAGTTGGACACGTGGGTACGAACCCACGGTGATCGCGTGCTCGTTGTGCCGTTGGACGTCACCGATGCCGCACAGGTGCGTGAGGCGGTTGCAGCGGCCGAGGATTTCGGCGGCATCGACGTCTTGGTCAACAACGCCGGACGCGGGTGGTACGGGTCCGTCGAGGGGATGGCCGATCGGGACGTTCGCGGGATGTTCGAGCTGAACTTCTTCTCGGTGGTCTCGGTCATCCGCGCGGTGCTACCCGGTATGCGCGCCCGGGGCGACGGCTGGATCGTCAACGTGTCGTCGGTCGCGGGTCTGCACGGTGTCACCGGGTTCGGCTATTACAGCGCAACGAAATTCGCCCTCGAAGGGCTCACCGAGGTATTGCGTGAGGAGGTCTCTCCGTTCGGGATCCGCGTGTTGGCGGTGGAGCCCGGCGCGTTCCGCACCCGCGCCTACGCCGGTTTCGCCGACGAACCAGTCGAGGAAGCGATCAAGGACTACCGCCCGATGCTGGAGGAGGTCCGGGCGGCCATGGTTGCCCAGAACGGTTCCCAGCCCGGGGACCCCCACCGGGGCGCGCGGGCGGTGATCTCGGCCATGGCCCAGGATCCGCCGCCGCACCGACTCGTCCTCGGCGGCGATGGGTTCGACGTCGCCGTCGCGGCGCTCGAACAGACGCTGACCGACCTCCGCCGCAATGAAGCGCTGTCCCGCGGCGCCGACTTCTCGGCCCGGTGA
- a CDS encoding MerR family transcriptional regulator, producing MTRLSVRTLRRYHEAGLLEPATVDRFTGYRYYTSEQIPTAQVIQKLRQLDVPLAEVKSILASGDPEHRAEVIASHLKRLEAELDRTRAAVVSLRRLLNPDPADVAVELRSIPARTVVAVSDSVALEDSLDWYDAAMAELDEEFPPVERTGPPGGHYANELFTQGAGAFTVFRPVREPRPSGRIRVLDLPPADFAVAVHPGPHDDIDVTYGRLGAWVVEHTLAVDGPIQEIYLMGPRDSDDPQEWRTEIGWPVFRLAPVTEGWPG from the coding sequence GTGACGCGCCTGAGCGTGCGCACGCTTCGCCGCTACCACGAGGCCGGGCTCCTGGAGCCCGCCACGGTCGACCGCTTCACCGGCTACCGCTACTACACCTCCGAACAGATCCCCACCGCTCAGGTCATCCAGAAGCTGCGTCAACTCGACGTGCCCCTGGCCGAGGTCAAATCGATTCTGGCGAGCGGGGATCCAGAGCACCGGGCCGAGGTGATCGCCAGTCATCTGAAGCGCCTCGAGGCCGAGCTGGACCGGACCCGCGCCGCCGTCGTGTCGCTTCGCCGGTTGCTGAATCCCGACCCCGCGGACGTCGCCGTCGAACTGCGATCAATCCCCGCCCGCACCGTCGTCGCGGTAAGTGATTCTGTCGCCCTTGAAGATTCGCTTGACTGGTACGACGCCGCGATGGCGGAGCTGGACGAGGAGTTCCCACCGGTGGAGCGCACGGGTCCGCCCGGCGGGCACTACGCCAACGAACTGTTCACCCAGGGCGCCGGTGCGTTCACCGTCTTCCGTCCGGTCCGCGAGCCGCGTCCGTCGGGACGGATCAGGGTGCTCGACCTGCCGCCCGCCGACTTCGCCGTCGCCGTGCATCCCGGGCCGCACGACGACATCGACGTCACCTACGGCCGGCTCGGCGCCTGGGTGGTCGAGCACACCCTGGCCGTCGACGGCCCGATTCAGGAGATCTACCTGATGGGCCCGCGGGACAGCGACGACCCGCAGGAGTGGCGCACGGAGATTGGCTGGCCGGTGTTCCGGCTCGCCCCCGTCACCGAGGGGTGGCCGGGGTGA
- a CDS encoding MaoC/PaaZ C-terminal domain-containing protein: MPINLDEALGAELPPAEFSWTSSDVQLYHLGLGAGVDPMDKRELRYLVDNTPQVLPTFGNVAQSFHMTEPPSVKFPGIDIELSKVLHASEAVTVPGPIPPSGTGIAVTRFTDIWDKGKAAVIWSETTVTDPDGTLLWTQKRSIFARGEGGFGGERGPSTSVEPPERAPDAEIDLPILPQQALLYRLCGDRNPLHSDPDFAAAAGFPRPILHGLCTYGIACKAIVDEFLDGDVSRVSSYGARFAGVVFPGETLRANVWKDGDTLIATITAPSRDNAVALSGVELKPV, translated from the coding sequence ATGCCGATCAATCTGGACGAGGCGCTGGGCGCCGAGCTGCCACCCGCCGAATTCTCCTGGACGAGCAGTGATGTGCAGCTCTACCACCTGGGGCTGGGCGCGGGCGTCGACCCGATGGACAAGCGTGAGTTGCGGTACCTGGTGGACAACACCCCGCAGGTGCTGCCCACGTTCGGCAACGTGGCGCAGAGCTTCCACATGACCGAACCGCCGTCGGTGAAGTTCCCGGGGATCGACATCGAATTGTCCAAGGTGCTGCACGCAAGCGAGGCCGTGACCGTACCGGGGCCGATCCCGCCGTCGGGCACCGGCATCGCCGTCACCCGGTTCACCGACATCTGGGACAAGGGCAAGGCCGCGGTGATCTGGTCGGAGACCACGGTCACCGATCCGGACGGCACGCTGCTGTGGACGCAGAAGCGGTCCATCTTCGCCCGTGGCGAGGGCGGTTTCGGCGGTGAGCGTGGGCCGTCGACGTCGGTCGAGCCGCCGGAGCGGGCGCCCGACGCCGAGATCGACCTGCCGATCCTGCCGCAGCAGGCGCTGCTCTACCGGTTGTGCGGTGACCGCAATCCGCTGCACTCCGACCCTGATTTCGCTGCGGCGGCGGGGTTCCCGCGGCCGATCCTGCACGGCCTGTGCACCTACGGCATCGCGTGCAAGGCGATCGTGGACGAGTTCCTCGACGGTGACGTCTCGCGAGTGAGTTCGTACGGCGCGCGCTTCGCGGGTGTGGTGTTCCCCGGAGAGACGCTGCGGGCCAACGTGTGGAAAGACGGGGACACACTGATCGCGACCATCACCGCGCCCAGCCGCGACAATGCGGTGGCACTGTCCGGGGTGGAGCTGAAACCGGTCTAG
- the kstD gene encoding 3-oxosteroid 1-dehydrogenase, which yields MTGQEYDVIVVGSGAAGMVAALTAAHQGLSTIVVEKAPHYGGSTARSGGGVWIPNNEVLKRDGVKDTPEAARQYLRAIIGDVVEPERIDTYLQRGPEMLTFVLEHSPLKLCWVPGYSDYYPETPGGKPTGRSVEPKPFDAKKLGEDLPGLEPPYGKVPMNMVVMQQDYVRLNQLKRHPRGVLRSLKVGIRATWAKATGKNLVGMGRALIAPLRIALREAGVPVLLNTALTDLYVEDGVVRGIYVADTNAQTGTDSSEPRLIRARRGVILGSGGFEHNEQMRVKYQRAPITTEWTVGAKANTGDGILAAEKLGAALELMEDAWWGPTVPLVGAPWFALSERNSPGSIIVNMSGKRFMNESMPYVEACHHMYGGEYGQGPGPGENIPAWLIFDQQYRDRYIFAGLQPGQRIPSKWLESGVIVKADTLAELAEKAGLPADALAATVQRFNGFARSGTDEDFHRGESAYDRYYGDPTNKPNPNLGEISHGPFYAAKMVPGDLGTKGGVRTDVHGRALRDDGSVIEGLYAAGNVSSPVMGHTYPGPGGTIGPAMTFGYLAALHLAGRS from the coding sequence ATGACCGGACAGGAGTACGACGTCATCGTGGTGGGCAGTGGTGCCGCCGGCATGGTCGCCGCCCTCACCGCAGCTCATCAGGGTCTCTCGACGATAGTCGTTGAGAAGGCTCCGCACTATGGGGGTTCCACTGCGCGGTCAGGTGGTGGCGTATGGATCCCGAACAACGAAGTCCTCAAGCGCGATGGGGTGAAGGACACGCCCGAGGCGGCGCGCCAGTACCTGCGCGCGATCATCGGCGACGTCGTCGAACCGGAACGCATCGACACCTACCTCCAACGCGGACCCGAGATGCTGACGTTCGTCCTCGAGCACTCACCCCTGAAGCTGTGCTGGGTGCCGGGCTACTCCGACTACTACCCGGAGACACCCGGCGGAAAGCCGACCGGGCGGTCGGTGGAGCCGAAGCCGTTCGACGCCAAGAAGCTCGGGGAGGATCTGCCCGGCCTGGAACCGCCGTACGGCAAGGTCCCGATGAACATGGTCGTCATGCAGCAGGACTATGTCCGGCTCAATCAACTCAAGCGCCACCCGCGTGGCGTACTGCGCAGCCTCAAGGTCGGCATCCGCGCGACATGGGCCAAGGCCACCGGCAAGAACCTGGTCGGGATGGGGCGCGCGTTGATCGCCCCGCTGCGGATCGCCTTGCGCGAGGCCGGGGTACCGGTGCTGCTCAACACCGCGCTGACCGACCTCTACGTCGAGGACGGGGTGGTCCGCGGGATCTACGTAGCGGATACGAACGCGCAGACAGGCACCGACAGCAGTGAGCCGCGGCTCATCCGCGCGCGCCGAGGGGTGATCCTGGGCTCCGGCGGTTTCGAGCACAACGAGCAGATGCGCGTGAAGTATCAGCGCGCCCCGATCACCACCGAGTGGACCGTCGGCGCCAAGGCCAACACCGGTGATGGCATCCTTGCCGCCGAAAAGCTGGGCGCCGCGCTGGAACTGATGGAGGACGCCTGGTGGGGCCCGACGGTGCCGTTGGTCGGCGCCCCGTGGTTCGCCCTGTCCGAGCGCAACTCCCCCGGCTCGATCATCGTCAACATGTCCGGTAAGCGGTTCATGAACGAGTCGATGCCGTATGTCGAGGCGTGCCACCACATGTACGGCGGCGAATACGGGCAGGGACCCGGCCCGGGCGAGAACATCCCGGCCTGGCTGATCTTCGACCAGCAGTACCGCGACCGCTACATCTTCGCCGGACTGCAACCGGGACAACGGATTCCGAGCAAGTGGCTGGAGTCGGGCGTGATCGTCAAGGCCGACACCCTGGCCGAGTTGGCCGAGAAGGCCGGGCTGCCCGCCGATGCGCTCGCCGCGACGGTCCAGCGGTTCAACGGATTCGCGCGGTCGGGCACCGACGAGGACTTCCACCGCGGTGAGAGCGCGTACGACCGCTACTACGGAGACCCGACGAACAAACCGAACCCCAACCTCGGCGAGATCAGCCACGGTCCGTTCTACGCGGCGAAGATGGTGCCCGGTGACCTGGGCACCAAGGGCGGGGTCCGCACCGATGTGCACGGTCGGGCGCTGCGCGACGACGGTTCGGTGATCGAGGGCCTGTACGCGGCCGGCAACGTCAGCTCACCGGTCATGGGCCACACGTATCCGGGCCCGGGCGGGACGATCGGCCCGGCCATGACGTTCGGGTATCTGGCGGCGCTGCACCTGGCTGGTAGAAGTTAG
- a CDS encoding 2-keto-4-pentenoate hydratase → MLSSEVREQLAADLAQAERSRVPMKPLTDGHPDIDVVDAYEIQLINIRQKVAEGARVIGHKVGLSSEAMQKMMGVDEPDYGHLLDDMQVYEDKPVKSSNYLYPRVEVEVGFILADDLPGAGCTEEDVLAATAAFAPAIELIDTRITDWKIKLCDTIADNASSAGWVLGEARVSPKDVDIRAIEAVLTNNGETVAEGRSDAVLGNPVTAVAWLARKVESFGVRLKAGDIVLPGSCTRAIDAPPGSHFVADFAGLGSVQLAFE, encoded by the coding sequence ATGCTCAGTTCCGAGGTACGTGAGCAGCTTGCCGCCGACCTTGCCCAAGCCGAGCGCAGCCGGGTGCCGATGAAACCCCTGACCGACGGTCACCCCGACATCGATGTGGTGGACGCCTACGAGATCCAGCTGATCAACATCCGCCAGAAGGTCGCCGAAGGCGCCCGGGTGATCGGCCACAAAGTCGGCCTCTCCTCGGAGGCGATGCAGAAGATGATGGGCGTCGACGAACCCGACTACGGCCACCTGCTCGACGATATGCAGGTCTACGAGGACAAACCGGTCAAGAGCTCCAATTACCTCTATCCCCGGGTCGAGGTCGAGGTCGGCTTCATCCTGGCCGACGACCTGCCGGGTGCGGGCTGCACCGAGGAGGACGTCCTCGCCGCGACCGCGGCGTTCGCCCCCGCGATCGAGTTGATCGACACCCGCATCACCGACTGGAAGATCAAACTCTGCGACACCATCGCCGACAACGCGTCGTCGGCGGGATGGGTGCTCGGTGAAGCCCGGGTGTCGCCCAAGGACGTGGATATCAGAGCCATCGAGGCAGTCCTCACCAACAACGGTGAGACGGTGGCCGAAGGCCGCAGCGATGCGGTGCTGGGCAATCCGGTCACCGCGGTGGCGTGGCTGGCCCGCAAGGTCGAGAGTTTCGGCGTCCGCCTCAAGGCCGGGGACATCGTGTTGCCGGGCTCGTGCACGCGTGCGATAGATGCACCTCCCGGGAGTCATTTCGTCGCCGACTTCGCCGGGTTAGGTTCAGTACAACTCGCTTTCGAGTGA
- a CDS encoding acetaldehyde dehydrogenase (acetylating) translates to MPEKLQVAIVGSGNISTDLLYKLQRSEYLEPRWMIGIDPESEGLARARKLGLETSHEGVDWLLAQDDKPDLVFEATSAYVHRAAAPRYEEAGIRAIDLTPAAVGPAVIPPANLREHLDAPNVNMITCGGQATIPIVYAVTRAVTEQGGTVPYAEIVASVSSSSAGPGTRANIDEFTKTTSKGVQTIGGAARGKAIIILNPADPPMIMRDTIFCAIPEDADRDAIAQSIRDVVAEVQTYVPGYRLLNDPQFDDPSINSGGQAVVTTFVEVEGAGDYLPPYAGNLDIMTAAAAKVGEEIAKESLSLAGGAQA, encoded by the coding sequence ATGCCGGAGAAGCTTCAGGTCGCGATCGTCGGGTCCGGCAACATCAGCACCGATCTGCTGTACAAGCTGCAGCGCTCGGAGTACCTCGAACCGCGTTGGATGATCGGAATCGATCCCGAGTCCGAAGGGCTCGCGCGCGCACGCAAACTCGGCCTCGAGACCTCGCACGAGGGCGTGGATTGGCTGCTCGCACAGGACGACAAACCGGATCTGGTGTTCGAGGCCACCAGCGCCTACGTGCACCGGGCGGCGGCACCGCGCTACGAGGAAGCGGGTATCCGCGCCATCGACCTCACCCCGGCCGCGGTGGGTCCGGCGGTGATCCCGCCGGCCAACCTGCGCGAACACCTCGACGCACCGAACGTCAACATGATCACCTGTGGTGGGCAGGCCACCATCCCCATCGTCTACGCGGTCACCCGCGCGGTCACCGAACAGGGCGGCACGGTGCCCTACGCCGAGATCGTCGCCTCGGTGTCGTCGAGTTCGGCGGGTCCGGGTACCCGCGCCAACATCGACGAGTTCACCAAGACCACCAGTAAGGGTGTGCAGACCATCGGCGGTGCCGCGCGGGGGAAGGCGATCATCATCCTCAACCCCGCCGATCCGCCGATGATCATGCGCGACACCATCTTCTGCGCCATCCCCGAGGACGCCGACCGGGATGCGATCGCCCAGTCGATCCGCGACGTCGTCGCCGAGGTGCAGACCTACGTACCCGGCTATCGCCTGCTCAACGACCCGCAGTTCGACGACCCCTCGATCAACTCCGGCGGGCAGGCCGTGGTCACCACGTTCGTGGAGGTGGAAGGCGCAGGCGACTACCTGCCGCCGTACGCGGGAAACCTCGACATCATGACCGCCGCGGCGGCCAAGGTGGGCGAGGAGATCGCAAAGGAATCCCTTTCTCTGGCAGGAGGTGCGCAGGCATGA